From the Peromyscus leucopus breed LL Stock chromosome 8b, UCI_PerLeu_2.1, whole genome shotgun sequence genome, one window contains:
- the Nudcd2 gene encoding LOW QUALITY PROTEIN: nudC domain-containing protein 2 (The sequence of the model RefSeq protein was modified relative to this genomic sequence to represent the inferred CDS: inserted 1 base in 1 codon), whose amino-acid sequence MSAPFEERSGVVPCVTPWGQWYQTLEEVFIEVQVPPGTRAQDIQCRLQSRHVALAVGGREILKGKLFDSTIADEGTWTLEDRKMVRIVLTKTKRDAANCWTXLLESEYAADPWVQDQMQRKLTLERFQKENPGFDFSGAEISGNYTKGGPDFSNLEK is encoded by the exons ATGTCTGCCCCGTTTGAGGAGCGTAGTGGGGTGGTTCCGTGCGTCACGCCGTGGGGCCAGTGGTACCAGACCCTGGAGGAGGTGTTCATTGAAGTCCAGGTGCCCCCGGGCACTCGCGCGCAGGACATCCAGTGCCGCCTGCAGAGCCGGCATGTGGCTCTGGCCGTGGGTGGCCGTGAGATCCTCAAG ggAAAACTGTTTGATTCTACAATCGCTGATGAAGGAACATGGACTTTGG agGATAGAAAAATGGTCCGCATTGTCCTGACAAAGACCAAGAGAGACGCTGCAAACTGTTGGA CTCTTCTAGAATCTGAATATGCAGCTGATCCTTGGGTGCAAGACCAAATGCAGAGAAAACTTACATTAGAGCGGTTCCAGAAAGAA aATCCTGGTTTTGACTTCAGTGGAGCAGAAATCTCAGGGAACTACACAAAGGGTGGACCAGATTTCTCAAACCTTGAGAAATGA